In Deltaproteobacteria bacterium, the DNA window TGCCGCGACAGCACCGGGGCGGGCGCCGATCTCTTCGCGTGCCAGCTCGAGCTGAAGGCGGCGAAGGACCGGTGTCGGAACAAGTTTCCGCTCGGGTCGAGGAGGCGGGAGATCTGCATCGACCGAGCGCAGATCGCGGGCTTCCGGTGTCGCCGGGCCGTCCTCCGGCATCTCCGGCGGGCGCTGCGCGACTGCCGTTCGGCGTTCGGTCAGTGCGCGAATGCATGCGTCCCGGGCGGGCCGCCGGGCGGCGTCGACACGTGCAAGGCGGATGCGAAGGCCGCGCTCCAGGCAGACCTGGCGAGCTGCAAGGCCACCTACCAGGTGACGGCGAGTGGATGCATCAACAAGGACGGCACGTGCGTCCAGGGATGCGGCGATGCCCGCGATGCGTGCAGCGCCCCGACACAGTCGATGCTCGCGGCGGCCATGATGGTGTGCACGGCGCAGGAGAAGGCGGCCGCGGCGGCCTGCGTGCAGGCGAACCCGGGCGGCGGCTCGCCCCTCGATCAGTGCCTCACCACCGCGCAGGCGAACGCGTTCGCCTGCCGCGAAGCCGCGCTCCAGGCCGCAGGGCCTGGCATTACCGCCTGTACGCAACAGTATGTCGGCTGCGTCAAGGCCTGTCCGGCCGCGTAGAGGCCGCGGGGAAAGGAAGGAGCTGCATGACGCGCTTGGTGCGGATGACCCTCGTCCTGCTGGCGATCGGGGCATCGGGTGTCGGCGCGGCGGACGAGAAGTCGAAGTGGGAGTTCGAGGTCGAGCCCTACGCATGGGTCACCGGGAACTACGGGTCGGTGACGGTGAAGGGGCGCACCGCACACATCACGGTCACGCCGATCGACCTGTACCAGCTGATGGAGGACGGCAACGCGTTCGGAGCCGCCGGTTACTTTTCGGTGAGCTACGATCGCTTCAGCGTTTTCGCCGATTCGATCGGCGGCTATGCCGAGGAATCCGTCACGGAGACGATCCCGACAAAGTTCTGCACCCTGTCGTTCAGGGCCAAGGACAAGGTCACGTTCGCGATGGCGGACTTCGCGCTCGGCTATCGGCTCGGAGAGTGGTCCCTTCCGTACCGGCGCCGGCCCTTCACCCTCGGCGTGTATGCCGGGACGCGCTACATGTACTTCGGGAACCAGCTCAACGCGACCGGGGGGGTGGTCCAAGGGAAGCAGGGCAGCGCCAACGTCTTCGAGAGCTTCGCGTGGGCCGATCCGTTGATCGGGGTCCGTTGGTCGCTGCCGCTGCTCGACTTTCTCTCGCTCAACTTCCGCGGCGACATCGGCGGCTTCGGGGCGAGCTCGGACCTCATCTGGGGCCTCCTCGGCACCGTGCGGCTCTGGGTTCCCTGGACGCCGGTAAAGTCGCTCCACCCCTTCGCCGATCTGGGCTACCGCGCGACCGCCTTCGACCGCTCGAACAGCCTGGGCAACATCGACCTGCAGTTTCGCGGCCCGCTCGCCGGCGGAGGCTTCGTATTTTGAGACGACGCCCGCGCTCGCCGAGGAGAACCCCGAGCGCAACGTCTACCTCGGGTCGGCGGCCTGCCGGTCGTGACCCGGCGTCGACGGCCAACCGCTCCGAGCATGCGGCCGTGATCGACGCGCAACCCACGCCCACCGCCGTCGCGGGCCGGGCACAGTCGCCGCGCTGCTGGCTGTGGTAGAGCTCCATCGCCACGAGCCGGGCGAGCGTGAGCGCCGGGAAGAGCTGTCCGGTGAATCCCTCGAGAGCCGCCAGCGAGCGGGCGATCGGATTGACGGGCGTGATGTCGCCGTAGCCGATGGTCGAGAGCGTGATCTGAGCGTCTCGAGCGTCGTCGGCAGAAGCGCGAGGAGGGTCGCAGCGCCCTGCACCCCCGCGCACACGCCGGCTTGCGTTGCCGCTCCCGACGATCGGGTGGATCGCCTTTTGCGTCCGCGACACCCGACGGCGGCGCGACCATGTCTCGGCCCAAGTTGATGTAGGCTATCGGAGACTCTTTCGGGCCGTCCGTCTTGCCATTCCGCGCCATGGGGGCCCACCCCACCGGGAGGCGAACGCCAGGGGCCCCGACGCTGTTTCGCGCCAGCGCCAGCCCCGGGCGCCCGACTTCGATGTGCCGGCGCCTGGCGTCAAATGGCAAGACGGACGCCGCGGATGCGAGTATCCGGGATGCGGATGACAACGACCATGATCAAACGACTGGTACCCGCGCTGCTTTTCGCCGGCGTCGCCGGCGCTCAACAAGACCCGATGCTGGACATGATCGCCGACAAGGTCATCCAGAAATACCAGCAAGCGAGCTGCGAGCAGCTCTGGCAGAGGAAGGGCCAGAAGAAACCACCGATGGAACAGGAAGCCATACAGAAGCTTCGCGATAATCCGGGTCTGCGCACTGCCTTCATCAACCGAGTAGCGGCTCCCATCGTCAACAAGATGTTCGAATGCGGGATGATCCCATGAGTGTCGCTGGGCGAGGACTCAATTCGGATGCTCGTCGGAAGGGCGCCACGATGATGCGAGGCCAGTCGCTCGGTGCGCTGCTGCTCGCGTTGGGTGTGCTCCTGGCGGCGCCCGGGAAGGCCCAGCCGCAACCAGCGCCGCGGGCTTCGAAGCCAGCCAAGCCGTCGAGCAAGGCAGCCGCACATCCGGTCGAGCCGGCGCTCGAACCCAAGGCGATCGACCTCCTGAAGGCCTCGTCCAGCCGCCTGGCCGCTGCTCACTCGATGACGTTCACGACGGTGATCAGCTACGAGAGCCCGAGCCGCCTCGGGCCTCCCCTCATCTACACGACGAGGAGTGAGGTCACCCTGCAGCGACCCGACAAGCTCCGGGTGATCACGCCGGGCGACGGTCCCGCCAGCGAGTTCTACTACAACGGCAAGACGATGGTGGCCTTCGCACCGGCCGAGAACCTCGTCTCCACCGCCGAGGCCCCACCCACGATCGACGCCGCCTTGAAGGTGGCCTACGACTCCGCCGCGGTCTACTTCCCCTTCACCGACGTGATCGTCGCCGACCCCTACGAGGGGATCGCCGACGGGTTGAAGCATGCCTTCTACATCGGCCAATCCCACGTGGTCGGCGGAACGACGACGGACATGGTGGCAATCGCCAACAACTGGGTGTTCGAACAGATCTGGATCGGGGCCGACGACAAGCTGCCCCGAATGGCCCGGGCAGTGTTCCACGCAGATCCGCAGCATCTGCGCCACCAGATAGAGTTCTCCAACTGGCAACTCGACCCTACGGTCGCGGCGGACGCCTTCGCCTCGCCAAGCGCAGCAGCAAGGCCCATCCCGTTCGCCCGCCCGGACCTCCCGGCGCTCCCGCCGGGCGTCAAGCCTCGAACGAAAGCCAAGGCGTCCAAACCCAATTGAGGAGGCATAGCCGCATCATGAAAAGAACTGTCATTGGCCTCATGGGTCTCCTGATCGCGGCGCTCGCGCCCGGGCCGGCCGGGGCCTTTTCGCATTCGGGCAGTTGGGGCGGCAGCACGTCGCACAGCCGAGGGTCCACGAGCCACAGCAACGCCTATGGTGGCAGCTCGTCGCACAGCTACGGGGAAGGCAGCAGCCACACCAACGCCTACGGGGGCAGCTCGTCGCACAGCTACGGGGGAGGGAGCAGCCACACCAACGCCTACGGGGGCAGCACGTCGGGTACCTACGGGCAGGGCGCCACCCACACCAACGTCTACGGTGGCACCACATCGGGCGCCTACGGGCAGGGCGCCACCCACACTAATACCTACGGCGGCACTACGACGGTGTCCGGCGCCTACTACGGCGGCTCCTACCCAGCGTACCATCCGCCCACCACCGTCAACTACTACGGATCCGGGTGCTCCAACTGTGGGGGCTGGTCCACCGCCGGCGCTGCTGCTGCAGGCGCCGCGGTCGGCGTTGTCGCCGGGTCGGCCGTCGCCTCAGCCAATAACAGCGCCGCCAATTCGAATGCCTACTCCGCGGGTTACGCCGCTGGCAGCACCAACACCGCGTATGCGATGGGCGCGATCTATGCGAATCCGCCTGCCGGCTGCGCAACACCCAACGTCGGCGGCACGACCTATTACCTGTGCGGCAACACCTGGTTCCAGCCGTTCTATGGTGCGAACGGCGTCTCCTACCGTGTGGTGCCCACTCCCTGAGGCGGGTTCGCGCGGAGCGGCAGGCACAAGAACTCCGGCTCGGGCGCCGATGGGCCGAGAGCGGCGAGGATGCGTTCGCCGGACGCAGCGTCGGGATCACGAACGTCATACACTACCGCCGCGGGAAAACCCTTGCCCCACAAGGGCCCAGAAGGGTTCCCAATCTGAACGTCGCCGGATCTCGCATGACGCTCGTTCGTTGCCCCAGGCGGCGGCCAGCAGAACTAGCGACAGAGCCTCCAGCCGCGCCCGATCGCCGGCGGCGACATGCGCGGCCGCCTGAAGCAGACTCGAAGCCAAAGAGGTGTAGTCGCCCCGATCGCTGTCTATTAGCCCGCGGCCCGTCCATAAGCCCGCCCCGGCGCCGCCGACCGCGCGCTCGTAGCGCAAACCGCGCGCGACCTTGCGCGAGCCCGTACGACGCCAGCATGAGCATGGCGGCCGGAACCTTCATGACCCCCAACGCGCAGCAGGCGCGACGACCTTGCGAGGAGGACGGGTTCTGGGACGGCGGCGAGCCCGCGTTCGATCGCGCCCGCACGCCATCCCGCTCGACTCCGCATCCCATGGCGAAGCGGGGCCACAGTCGGCCAGAGCTGTGAGCTGAGGAGGCGCTGACGACAAGACTCCATCATCAGGGGACGTTGGCTGCGTCCGCACGTGCCTCGGGGCCGACGACCGCGACGGGGTGGGTCCTGCGAGCGCTCTTCGCGCTGGTCGCCTTCCCCATCGCCCTGTGGGGCGCGCTCGCGCTCCACTTTGCCGGACCCCGGAGCGCCGCGACCGTCCTGCCCGTCGTATGGGCGGTCGGGGCGTTCGCGATCCTGCTCTTCGTCGGGCCGTTCGCACGGCGCGCGGTCGTTTTCGCGCTGGCGGCCGCGGCGCTCTTCGCCTGGTGGAGCACGATCCGGCCGAGCAACGACCGCCAGTGGCAACCCGACGTCGCGCAGCCGCCCCATGCGCAGCTCCATGGCGACGAGCTCACGATCCACAACGTCCGGAACTTCGACTATCGCACCGAGACCGACTTCAGCGAGCGCTGGGAGACGCGCACTTACGACCTCGCGAAGCTCGACCGGTTGGACTTCTTCATGTCGTACTGGGGCTCGCCGGCGATCGCGCACACGATCATGAGCTGGGCCTTCACCGACGGCCAGCATCTCGCGATCTCGATCGAGACGCGCAAGGAGGTCGGCGAGACGTATTCCACCGTCGCCGGATTCTTCCGACAATACGAGCTCTACTACGTCGCGGCCGACGAGCGCGACGTCATCCGGGTGCGTACCAACTATCGCGGCGAGGACGTCTACCTGTATCCGCTCCGCACGCCGCGCGACCGCGTGCGACGCGCGCTGCTGGAGTACGCCGAGTCGATGAACCGCCTCGCGGTCGTTCCGGAGTTCTACAATGAGGGCACCGGCAACTGCACGACGACGATCCGCACGAACCTGGAACACATGGGCATCTCGATGCCGCTCGACTGGCGTTTGCTCGTGAACGGCTACCTGAACGAGCTCCTCTACGAGAAGAACGTCATCGACACGAGCCGTCCGCTCGACGTGGTGAAGGCGTCGAGCCTGATCGACGCGCGCGCGAAGGCGGCCGATCAGGCCCCCGACTTCTCGAGCCGCATCCGCGAGGGCATTGTCGTACCGTTGCGCTTCGACCAGCCCGGCGCGCCACCGCAGCCGCGCTGACCCGGGGGGAGCCACCCTTTGAGCAACCACATGAACCACGTCGCGCGCGGCATGCGTGCCCGACGACGACGGGATGCTCCCGGTCGGCTCCTGTTGCTGGGCGCCCTGTGCGTCACCCTCGCAGCCTGCACCGGTCCCGTGCGCGCGGTCCGCGTGGATCGGACGGTCGCACACCGCGATTTGACTCGCAGTGTGGTCACGACGGGCCAGCTCAGCTGGGCCACGCGCGACGTGCTCCTGGAGCGCGGCCTCTACGACACCTTCGACGACCGCCCCGAGGTCGCGATTGCCGAGCTCCACCGGGCCATGGTGGACGCGCAGGGCGACGAGGACCTCCTGTATGCACTCGCCGAGGCGTCCTTCCTGCACGGGCAGGCAGCGAGGACGCGCGAGTACCAGATGGCGGCGGCGATCTACGCCTACGCGTTTCTCTTTCCGGAAGATGGTCCTCGCCTCGGTCCGTTCGATCCTCGCTTCCGGAGCGCGGCAGACCTGTACAACTGGTCGCTCACCGCGGCGTTCGCCTCGCAGGACGGCTCTGAGGTCGTACCGCGTGGCGGCACGTTCGCGCTGCCCTTCGGACGGATCACGGTCGCCTTCGATGCCGCCGAGCTGCGTGCCGGTAGCCGCGAGCTCCAGCACTTCGTCCCCGTCGCCCAGCTGAAGGTCGAAGGTCTGGCCATGCACTATCGCTGGCCCGGCATCGGCGCACCGCTCGCGGCGGCGACTACGCCGATC includes these proteins:
- a CDS encoding two pore domain potassium channel family protein yields the protein MSRTQKAIHPIVGSGNASRRVRGGAGRCDPPRASADDARDAQITLSTIGYGDITPVNPIARSLAALEGFTGQLFPALTLARLVAMELYHSQQRGDCARPATAVGVGCASITAACSERLAVDAGSRPAGRRPEVDVALGVLLGERGRRLKIRSLRRRAGRETAGRCCPGCSSGRRRSRGSPDRRRGGATLPASREPRAARCRGGPR
- a CDS encoding DUF4105 domain-containing protein, which codes for MTTRLHHQGTLAASARASGPTTATGWVLRALFALVAFPIALWGALALHFAGPRSAATVLPVVWAVGAFAILLFVGPFARRAVVFALAAAALFAWWSTIRPSNDRQWQPDVAQPPHAQLHGDELTIHNVRNFDYRTETDFSERWETRTYDLAKLDRLDFFMSYWGSPAIAHTIMSWAFTDGQHLAISIETRKEVGETYSTVAGFFRQYELYYVAADERDVIRVRTNYRGEDVYLYPLRTPRDRVRRALLEYAESMNRLAVVPEFYNEGTGNCTTTIRTNLEHMGISMPLDWRLLVNGYLNELLYEKNVIDTSRPLDVVKASSLIDARAKAADQAPDFSSRIREGIVVPLRFDQPGAPPQPR
- a CDS encoding DUF2092 domain-containing protein, translating into MMRGQSLGALLLALGVLLAAPGKAQPQPAPRASKPAKPSSKAAAHPVEPALEPKAIDLLKASSSRLAAAHSMTFTTVISYESPSRLGPPLIYTTRSEVTLQRPDKLRVITPGDGPASEFYYNGKTMVAFAPAENLVSTAEAPPTIDAALKVAYDSAAVYFPFTDVIVADPYEGIADGLKHAFYIGQSHVVGGTTTDMVAIANNWVFEQIWIGADDKLPRMARAVFHADPQHLRHQIEFSNWQLDPTVAADAFASPSAAARPIPFARPDLPALPPGVKPRTKAKASKPN